TACGGCGAGATGCGCCGCGGGGTGACAGTGCTGAAGATGCGCGGATCAGCCCATGAAAAAGAGATTCGCGAGTTCAGTATAGATGAGACAGGCATGCATATCGGCAGGGCGTTTCGCAATATCTCAGGCATTTTGGCCGGAACGCCTCAGCAGGTTTCCGAGGATGAGCTCAAGAGAGTGGGCGGTCTGTTTAAGGAGTAGCATAAAATCGCTGTCGGCTTTCTGATGCGCAAGAATTTGTCGATCTGCTGGAGGGTTTGTGAAGGGGCAAGAAGTAAAAATACTGGTAATCGAGGACTGTTCAAAGGAATTCGACTGCCTGAACCAAATGTTTAAGAACATTGTCGAGTTCGACATAGATTTCAGGCGCGTCGAAGATATTCACTCTGCGATTACCGAATTGCAAAGAGACAGGTATGATCTTGTAGTAGTCGATTTCAACTGCAATCAGCTGATAGAGCCTGATGAAATCCTCAAGCTCCGCGAACTTTATCATCATCTTCCGATCGTCATTATCACTAACCAGGACCTGTTGTCTTGGATCTCGCGTGATGTACTGAATGAAGTACAGGAAAGCATTATCCGCGACAACATCTCGGCCCCGCTGGTCTCGCAGGCAATCCAGCATGCTGTCGGACGCAGGCGCATTGAACGCAGGCTCCGGCAGAGCGAACTCAGGTTCAGAAATGTAATCGAGAACATTGTTGATGCAGTCACCGTCATCGATCGGGAGGGCACCCTCAAATTCGTCAACCCGGCCGCAGAAAAGCTGTTCGATAAGCGCAAGGATCAACTGGTTGGTGCGCCCTTTGGATTTCCTTCTGTTCTTGATGACAGTATCGAAATCGAGATCTTGCGCACAAACGGCGGAGTTGTCACCGCCGAGATGAGATCGGCTCAGATCGACTGGGACGGGGAACAAGTCTGCCTGGCGTCCCTGCGCGACATCACCGACCGCAAGCAGATCGAAAAAGCACTCCGCGCCAGTGAACTGAGACTGGCGCAGATCATACAGGGAAGTTCCCTGCCCTCATTCGTGATCAATCGTGACCATGTTGTAACGCACTGGAACAAGGCCTGTGAAAACCTGACCGGCAAGATGGCTTCCGAAATCATCGGTACCCGCGACCATTGGCTGGCGTTTTATTCTGACCCCAGGCCGACCATGGCAGATTTGATTCTGGATGGTAATAACGCAATCGAAATCGCAAGACATTACGACGGCAAGGTCAAACTGTCATCTCATATCGAAGGAGCTTTCGAGCTCGAACAGAATTTTCATGATATGGGCAATCGAAGCCGGTGGATATATATCACTGCCGCGCCATTGCGGGATCGCGACGGCCGGATATCCGGAGTCATCGAGACCCTGCAGGATATCACCAGTCGCAAGAAGACCGAAGAAGCATTAAAAAGAAGCACCCGCGAGTTATCTAATACGGTCCGGCAACTCGAGAAGGCCAACCAGAAAATATTACAACAGCAAAAATCCGTACTGGAAGAAGAACGACTCAAAGTCATCCTGCATATAGTCGGAGCCACAGCGCATGAGATCAATCAACCCCTTTCGGCTCTGTTGGGTAATATTGAACTTCTGCGGGAGGACTATAAAAACCCGGAAAAGCTGCTCGAATATCTCGGCCAGATCGAAATCGCCGGTTTAAAGATCAATGAAATCCTGAAGCGTTTCCAGGTCATCCACCAGGAAGATATAACACCTTCAAAAGGCGAATCCATGACGATCTCTATAAACCAGAACCTGAGCATTCTCTCAATCGAAGATAACGATCAGGATTATAAGTGGATTCAGGATCTTGTCCGTGATGAGAATAAGATCAAGCTTGATAGAGCGCGCAACCTCAGGCAGGCTCAACTGCATCTTCAAAAGAGAAAGTACGATCTCCTGTTTTTGGATTTTACTCTGCCGGATGGCAACGGCCTTGATTTCATTACCTGGATGAATCAGGTCGGTGACACCACACCGGTAATCGTCATTACAGGTAAGGGCAATGAGATGATCGCAACCCAGATAATTCAACGCGGTGCATACGATTATCTTCCCAAGTCCACAGTCAGTAAAAACACAATACTGCGGAGTATCGTCAGCACGCTCGAGAAATCACGCATCAAAAACGAACTGCGCCAGACACAAAAGAAACTGGTTGAAATGTCGATCAAGGATGAACTGACCGGTCTTTACAACCGCCGCTACATGATGGAATCGCTGGAACGCGAACTGGCCAGGGCCAATCGATACAATACCAATCTCGTAATCTGCATGCTGGATATCGATCATTTCAAGGAAATCAATGACACCTACGGACATATCGCCGGCGATCGGATTCTTGTCGAGATGGGACAGTTGCTCAGTGAAACATTTCGTCAGAGCGATTTGGCCTGTCGTTATGGTGGCGAGGAATTCTCGCTTATTCTTCCCAATACAGACATAGATCAGGCGCTAATCTCCTGTGATCGGTTTCGCGAGCTCGTGGCAAAGCGCAGGTTTAATTTCGACAACCAGATTGTGCGCATGACCATAAGTATCGGCCTCGCCAGTTTCCTGGAATCGGAGGCGAAATCGTCTGCTGAGTTAATCGCCAGTGCCGACCAGGCTCTCTACAAAGCCAAAAATAACGGTCGCAATAAGGTGATTGCCAACCGTTCAATCGACCTGTTTCACGCTTGAGCCGGCGCTCCGGAAATCTGCTGTTTACCTGCTGTTTAAGCTTCTTTCAGAGATGACCGATATAATCAGAAAAGGAAACTTGATGTCTTCCAGAGCGATATTATATGGTAACATTGTCGACCAGACCGAGCTACGCCGGGTAACTGCCAGTCATCCCGACGCCGGCGAACTGATGGTCGTCCGGGATTCACCCGAACCGGTGGAACTCGGTCAGGACCAGGCGGTGGTTTATGTCGATCTGGATGATCCCCGTTTTTCACAGGCCGATTTCCTTCGTGCGGTCGCTTCCGATCTGGAGAAAGTCACGATCGTAGGCAAACTCGATCAGCCGGATATGGATGAAGCGATTCGAGTCTCCAAGCTCGGTGTATCGGAAATCATTTCCGCCGATGAAATCCTCACGCGCCTGAATGAATTCATAGAGCAAATCGAGAATCCCGACAGACCGGAAAAACCGTCTTCGCAGGTCAATCAATACAGCGTCAACGCCCTGATCGGAAAATCTCCGGCTGTGGCCAATATCCGCAAGACTATCATGCTCCTCTCCGATGTCGATTTTCCCAGCGCATTGATCTTGGGCGAAACCGGTACAGGAAAGGGCCTCGTCTCAAAGATTTTGCACAACACCGGCGTTCGCTCCGATCACAGCCTGGTGGAGGTAAACTGCTCTGCCATACCGGACGAGCTGTTCGAATCAGAATTGTTCGGCCATGTCAAAGGTGCTTTCACAGATGCCAAAACTGAAAAGATAGGGTTATTTGAATATGCCGAAAGCGGCACCTTGTTTTTGGACGAGGTCGGGAGCTTGACGCTTTCGGCTCAGGCCAAACTGCTTAAGATACTGGAGGATAAAAAACTGAGACGGGTCGGAAATGTCAACGAGCGAAGCATCAATGTGCGCGTGGTGGCGGCCACAAATCTCGACCTCAAGCAGGCGATCGATGAGAACATTTTTCGCGACGACCTGTATTTCCGGCTCAACCTGATGGTGATCGAGATTCCTCCCCTGCGTGAGCGACTCCAGGACCTGCCCGAACTTATAGCACATTATCTCAGGTTTTATTCTACATTATATAACATGCCCAATGTCGAAATCCACGATGACGCGCTGGAGGCGATGAACAGCTATCACTGGCCCGGAAATGTGCGAGAATTGAGCAATGTCATCGAACGGGCGGTGCTTTTGACCAAAGGCAAACAGATCAAAGCGCGCCATGTTGAAATGGCCTTTAAGAACACCCGTCTCTCCATCCAGGACCGCCAGAAAATGACCATCGATCTCCCTCCCCGCGGAATTACCCTGGAGAAAATCGAACAGGATGTGGTTTTGCATGTCCTCAATATGTTCGACTGGAATAAAACCGAGACAGCCAAATATCTCGGTATCTCCCGTCCCCGTCTGAGGAGAATCCTGGAGAAAACCGGGCTGGAACAAAACAGGCGAAAACGCTAAAATCGGAACATATCGTTCCACTTCCCAGCGAACTTTAGTCAACTTTAATTAGCACAATCAGATCACCCCTGTAACCTGAATCAGGGCGGAATGAATCGTTCCGAATCACGTTTTTTTTGGACACATCCTCAAATCGCGAGTTTCATCTTAAAACACTGCCTTTCAACAAGAAACGAATCAACACCTAATTGGCACAGCGGTTGCAAGTATATTAACACGCTGACAAAAATGCCAAAGCTGGCAATCAAACAAAGGAGCTTTTCGATGGCAGGTTTCAAGAAAAACAACGGTTCAATCAAAGCCTTCGCGCTTTTATTTTCATTCGTACTGGTTCTGGTCGGATGTTCCGAATCGCCGGTCGCTACCGGTCCGGACAACGGTCCGATCGTACTTTCCCGTTCAGCCGCTTCGGGCGTCTTCGCCAACAGCACCGGCGGCAGTATGTATATTGAGCAGATGATTTCCGCTGAAGAAGGCGGAGAACTCGAGCTGTTTGATGTGACACTGGAGATCCCGGCCGGCGCTATCGACCAGGATACCCTGTTTAGCATCTCCATTCCGGACGTAAGTGTTTTCTACAACGAGTTTGGTACGCATGGCCTGGTCTTTGATGAGCCGGTCAAAGTTGTCATGTCCTATCGTGGCGCTGATTTGAGTGGTGTCGATGAATCAACCATCCGTATCGGCTGGTATAATCCTTTCAACAGTGATTTCCAGGATGTCGAATGCACTGTCGATACAGATACAAAGACCGTCACCGGTTACCTGGATCATTTCTCAGCTTACGCGCTGATTTCTGACGAGAAGTAGAAGAGGTTGAAGTTAACTTTATCCAAAGGTATGAAAGAGATGAAGGAACTCACTAGCAGACATAACGGAAGCAACCTCTGTTCGGATTTACGCAATGGATCAGCACTTCTGGATCTGGCTCGCGGCTGGCTCAAACAGGGCAACACCGTGGTTGCGCTGGAACTTTTGCAGTCGGCTGTTTCTTCACCGGATACCGCTCGTGACAGGAATTTACGCGCGAGAATCTTGAAAGAAACCGGACGGGCTCACATGATGCAGTCCGAGTGGGACTACGCTGAGCAGTTCTACCTCGAAGCACAACAGATTTTCGTCGAGATCGAGAACTTCAAAGGCGCCGCCGAATGCGGGCGCAACCGGGCCAACATGTACTTCCAGAAAGGTGAATTCGCTGAATCTGAGGATCTCTGTGAAGATGCGTTGAGCTGGGCCTCGGAATTGAACGATCATGAACTGCGGGCAACGATTTTGAACACCCTGGCTGCAATTAAATCAGCCACCGGAGATTTAACTGAAGCGGTCAAAACATTCAAGCTCTGCCTGGCCGACTTCCAAAGCTCCGGCAACCTGATCCGACAGGGGTATGTATTACTCAATATAGGGCTGGCACAGACCGAGTT
The DNA window shown above is from Candidatus Zixiibacteriota bacterium and carries:
- a CDS encoding tetratricopeptide repeat protein — translated: MKLTLSKGMKEMKELTSRHNGSNLCSDLRNGSALLDLARGWLKQGNTVVALELLQSAVSSPDTARDRNLRARILKETGRAHMMQSEWDYAEQFYLEAQQIFVEIENFKGAAECGRNRANMYFQKGEFAESEDLCEDALSWASELNDHELRATILNTLAAIKSATGDLTEAVKTFKLCLADFQSSGNLIRQGYVLLNIGLAQTELEDFSDAVFSLNQALNIALEERDLNLVEICYQNIASCYLAQNETRLAKAVIQTARKILPGLNSTALTAELNLIECKLLHAIGNIEGAEKLLKKTYKLATDNNLSSLEADILFQQGKLLRDKGDFEMAATKIEAAAGQYKSLGVDKGFREAIQTLQNMKNRKLTA
- a CDS encoding diguanylate cyclase yields the protein MKGQEVKILVIEDCSKEFDCLNQMFKNIVEFDIDFRRVEDIHSAITELQRDRYDLVVVDFNCNQLIEPDEILKLRELYHHLPIVIITNQDLLSWISRDVLNEVQESIIRDNISAPLVSQAIQHAVGRRRIERRLRQSELRFRNVIENIVDAVTVIDREGTLKFVNPAAEKLFDKRKDQLVGAPFGFPSVLDDSIEIEILRTNGGVVTAEMRSAQIDWDGEQVCLASLRDITDRKQIEKALRASELRLAQIIQGSSLPSFVINRDHVVTHWNKACENLTGKMASEIIGTRDHWLAFYSDPRPTMADLILDGNNAIEIARHYDGKVKLSSHIEGAFELEQNFHDMGNRSRWIYITAAPLRDRDGRISGVIETLQDITSRKKTEEALKRSTRELSNTVRQLEKANQKILQQQKSVLEEERLKVILHIVGATAHEINQPLSALLGNIELLREDYKNPEKLLEYLGQIEIAGLKINEILKRFQVIHQEDITPSKGESMTISINQNLSILSIEDNDQDYKWIQDLVRDENKIKLDRARNLRQAQLHLQKRKYDLLFLDFTLPDGNGLDFITWMNQVGDTTPVIVITGKGNEMIATQIIQRGAYDYLPKSTVSKNTILRSIVSTLEKSRIKNELRQTQKKLVEMSIKDELTGLYNRRYMMESLERELARANRYNTNLVICMLDIDHFKEINDTYGHIAGDRILVEMGQLLSETFRQSDLACRYGGEEFSLILPNTDIDQALISCDRFRELVAKRRFNFDNQIVRMTISIGLASFLESEAKSSAELIASADQALYKAKNNGRNKVIANRSIDLFHA
- a CDS encoding AAA family ATPase, which gives rise to MPTVQSTCFTLEPALRKSAVYLLFKLLSEMTDIIRKGNLMSSRAILYGNIVDQTELRRVTASHPDAGELMVVRDSPEPVELGQDQAVVYVDLDDPRFSQADFLRAVASDLEKVTIVGKLDQPDMDEAIRVSKLGVSEIISADEILTRLNEFIEQIENPDRPEKPSSQVNQYSVNALIGKSPAVANIRKTIMLLSDVDFPSALILGETGTGKGLVSKILHNTGVRSDHSLVEVNCSAIPDELFESELFGHVKGAFTDAKTEKIGLFEYAESGTLFLDEVGSLTLSAQAKLLKILEDKKLRRVGNVNERSINVRVVAATNLDLKQAIDENIFRDDLYFRLNLMVIEIPPLRERLQDLPELIAHYLRFYSTLYNMPNVEIHDDALEAMNSYHWPGNVRELSNVIERAVLLTKGKQIKARHVEMAFKNTRLSIQDRQKMTIDLPPRGITLEKIEQDVVLHVLNMFDWNKTETAKYLGISRPRLRRILEKTGLEQNRRKR